Proteins encoded together in one Triticum dicoccoides isolate Atlit2015 ecotype Zavitan chromosome 7B, WEW_v2.0, whole genome shotgun sequence window:
- the LOC119340508 gene encoding malonyl-coenzyme:anthocyanin 5-O-glucoside-6'''-O-malonyltransferase-like has translation MAPSLLNPLTVLEQCQVSPSPSPPAEKPRTLPLTFFDIVFWDVPPVQRLFFYDNADLPGAPEFLLHELPLFEKSLAAALHHFYPLAGTLVCSIPEAGAPEVLFSDGDSVRLTVAVGGDDFQDLAGDLARDTARLRPLPPSLPRHGGGGGSRCSTQDVFAVQLTVFPHAGLCIGTTLHHAVADGSSYVHFMRTWAAIHRLGPECGGKWAAVDAPPLLDRSVVRDDNGLREVFLRDHRALAAAGGKRLHDWDLSQRPGAADLATFRFTDRLLRGLGRQVDSETTARRCSPYALACGAVWAGIVHARGSSASFGFVTGCKPRATPPVPGNYFGNCLGLCRVGKEEEAKLSGCLTAATASAAIWRAIEGLAEQGRVFRDARGWVRLVREYASACAVTVAGSPKLGVYAATDLGAPWGRPRKVEIVSVERTGALALAESGRDGDGGIEVGLALPRGEMEAFRAFYQDLVATASSYEAAT, from the coding sequence ATGGCGCCCAGTCTACTTAACCCTTTGACAGTCCTGGAGCAGTgccaggtctcgccgtcgccgtcgccaccggCCGAGAAGCCACGGACACTGCCGCTCACATTCTTCGACATCGTCTTCTGGGACGTCCCGCCCGTGCAGCGCCTCTTCTTCTACGACAACGCCGACCTCCCCGGCGCCCCCGAGTTCCTCCTCCACGAGCTGCCCCTGTTCGAGAAGTCCCTGGCCGCCGCGCTGCACCACTTCTATCCCTTGGCCGGGACGCTGGTGTGCAGCATACCGGAGGCCGGGGCGCCCGAGGTTCTGTTCTCGGACGGCGACTCTGTCCGCCTAACGGTTGCGGTGGGCGGCGACGACTTCCaggacctcgccggcgacctcgcgcGCGACACCGCGAGGCTCCGTCCGCTGCCGCCTTCTCTGCCgagacacggcggcggcggcggctctcgaTGCAGCACGCAGGATGTCTTTGCCGTCCAGCTCACCGTGTTCCCTCACGCCGGTTTGTGCATTGGCACGACGCTACACCACGCCGTGGCCGACGGTTCCAGCTACGTGCACTTCATGAGGACGTGGGCCGCCATCCACCGCCTCGGCCCCGAGTGCGGCGGGAAGTGGGCCGCGGTGGACGCGCCCCCGCTGCTCGACCGCAGCGTCGTGCGAGACGATAACGGGCTCCGCGAGGTGTTTCTCCGCGACCACCGGGCTCTTGCGGCGGCCGGCGGCAAGCGGCTCCACGACTGGGACCTCAGTCAACGTCCGGGCGCCGCTGACCTCGCGACGTTCCGGTTCACGGACAGGCTGCTCCGTGGGCTCGGAAGGCAGGTGGACTCGGAGACCACGGCGCGGCGGTGCTCGCCGTACGCATTGGCGTGCGGTGCTGTCTGGGCAGGCATCGTGCACGCGCGCGGCAGCAGCGCCAGCTTCGGGTTCGTGACCGGGTGCAAGCCCCGCGCGACACCACCGGTGCCGGGAAACTACTTCGGCAACTGCCTGGGGCTCTGCCGcgtggggaaggaggaggaggcgaagcTGAGCGGCTGCCTCACCGCGGCCACGGCCTCCGCGGCGATATGGCGGGCGATCGAGGGGCTCGCGGAGCAGGGGCGGGTGTTCCGGGACGCGCGGGGATGGGTGCGGCTGGTGCGGGAGTACGCGTCGGCGTGCGCGGTGACCGTGGCCGGGTCGCCGAAGCTGGGCGTGTACGCGGCGACGGATCTGGGAGCGCCGTGGGGACGGCCCCGCAAGGTGGAGATCGTCTCGGTGGAGCGGACGGGCGCGCTGGCACTGGCGGAGAGCGGCCGCGACGGGGACGGCGGCATCGAGGTCGGGCTGGCGCTGCCCCGCGGCGAGATGGAGGCGTTCCGCGCGTTCTACCAGGACCTGGTTGCCACAGCGTCGTCGTACGAAGCAGCGACCTGA